The genomic stretch ACTCTACTGTACTCTATTTTGTCAATGACATCACACATGTACTCTACTGTATTATTTTTTGTGAATATCACACATGTACTCTACTGTACTCTACTTTATAAATAACATCACACGTACTCTACTGTACTCTATTTTATCAATAACATCACACATACTCGACTGTACTCTATTTTATCAATAACATCATATGTACTCTACTGTACTCTACTTTGTCAATAACATCACATGTGTACTCTACTGTACTATACTTTGTCAATATCACACATGTACTCTACTGTACTCTATTTTGTCAATAACATCACACATGTACTCTACTGTACTATACTTTGTCAATATCACACATGTACTCTACTGTACTATGCTTTGTCAATATCACACATGTACTCTACTGTACTCTATTTTGTCAATAACATCACACATGTACTCTACTGTATTATTTTTTGTCAATATCACACATGTACTCTACTGTAATCAATTTTATCAATAACATAATACATACTCTACTGTACTCTACTTTATAAATAACATCACACATACTCTACTGTACTCTAATTTATCAATAACATCATATGTACTCTACTGTACTCTACTTTGTCAATAACATCACATGTGTACTCTACTGTACTATACTTTGTCAATATCACACATGTACTCTACTGTACTCTATTTTGTCAATAACATCACACATGTACTCTACTGTACTATACTTTGTCAATATCACACATGTACTCTACTGTACTCTATTTTGTCAATGACATCACACATgtactatactgtattattttttGTCAATATCACACATGTACTCTACTGTAATCTATTTGATCAATAACATCATACATACTCTACTGTACTCTATTTTATCAATAACATCACACGTACTCTACTGTACTCTATTTTATCAATAACATTATACATACTCTACTGTACTCTACTTTGTCAATAACATCACACATGTactctactgtactgtactttgtCAATAACATCACATGTGTACTCTACTGTACTATGCTTTGTCAATATCACACATGCACTCTACTGTACTCTATCTTGTCAATAACATCACACATGTACTCTACTGTATTATTTTTTGTCAATATCACACATGTACTCTACTGTAATCAATTTGATCAATAACATAATACGTACTCTACTGTACTCTACTTTATAAATAACATCACACGTACTCTACTGTACTCTATTTTATCAATAACATCACACATACTCTACTGTACTCTATTTTATCAATAACATCATATGTACTCTACTGTACTCTACTTTGTCAATAACATCACACATGTACTCTACTGTACTCTACTTTGTCAATAACATCACTCATGTactctactgtactgtactttatCAATAACATCACACATGTACTCTACTGTACTCTACTTTGTCAATAACATCACTCACATACTCTACTGTAGTCTACTTTGTCAATAACATCATTCACGTACTCTACTGTACTATAAGTTGGCAATATCACACATGTACTCTACTGTAATCTATTTCATGAATAACATCATACGTACTCTACTTTATCAATAACATCACACATGTACTCTGCTGTAATCTATTTCATCAATAACATCACACATGTACTCTACTGTACtctactcagtgtttcccacacattcatttatttgtggcggcccgccacgaaagaattacgtggcgtgtcctgtccagcttctcaggcaaatcatatagttgatgtagatgcccatataggctgttcagatttactttacaaaagagaagtgtgggatacttctcttgttgccttatttgtatttgaccactactgttttctgtttatttgttactgactgtggcaggacacctctgcctctgtttcactttatgttgctggtaaataatatggttgtagtagtaggctaaagttaaattatttagtaggcactaattaaaggggcagagctttaagagacattttagcttttatattttataagatatattttttgtaagaaccacaattaataaatatatttcagtgaataacttattgttcaaatctgtatataaatatgtacataaagtgttgtaattatattgtaaaatggatggatggatggatggatggacatttaaaacaaaactgttattattaattagtaagtatacattttttgagcctttttagagaaaatcatatcattgtagtaaattatgcaaattactcaatgattaCATggggaccacgcccatagccacgcccccaccgccacaggtatcttggcagtttatgggaaacactgctacttTATCAATaacatacctactcagtggcctagtggttagattgtccgccctgagatcggtagattgtgagttcaaaccccggccgagtcataccaaagactataaaaatgggactcattacctccctgcttggcactcagcatcaagggttggaattggggtttaaatcaccaaaaattattcccgggcgcggctaccgctgctgcccactgctcccctcacctcccagggggtgaacaaggggatgggtcaaatgcagaggacaaatttcaccacacctagtgtgtgtgtgacaatcattggtactttaactttaacttttactgAGTAAAGTCAAGTAAATAAAGGATATGTGTATCCGGGAAGTAAAGTAATGTACcgggatataagccacacccactaaatttgagagaAAACATTGTTTTCCTTGtaatagccgcactggactataaggtgCTGATACAGTGGGTACGGCAAATATTCAGCCACTTTTACATTTTTcagaaaatgtcttttttttctgtcaagatttgtattttattttagcatatggctgcaatgaaacaaacaatgaaaaatgtattcttttttagctatggccgtcagcgaagaaaaattaaaaaattacataaaatagCTGCATCGTTTTATAGGTCGCAGGGGTCAAAGTGCAGGAAAAAAAGTagtagcttatagtccggaatttacagtaaataaaaaatacttttagtgcgtaaagtaaagtaaataaacaatatttgtatttatttttaaaaaagtaaataaacaatacatttagTATGTAAAGTAAATAAAGAATATTTTTACTgagtaaataaagtaaataaacaaTATTCGTATCTATGAAGTAAAGTAAATAAACAATACTTTTACTGagtcaattaaaataaaaaatagttgtATCCATAaaattaagtaaataaacaatacttttactgagtaaattaaagtaaataaagaatagttgtatccataaaataaagtaaataaagaatACTTTTACTGAGTAAATTAAAGTAAATAAAGAATATTTGTATCCATAcagtaaagtaaataaataataattttattgagTAAAGTAAATCAAACATTTTTGtctttataaaataaagtaaataaacaataatttTACTAAGTGCAGTAAAGTAAATAAACAGTGCTTTTATTGAGTAAAGTAAATAAAGAATACTTTGTATTATAtcatacagtaaataaacaatacttttaatgagtaaagtaaataaataatatttgtatttaaaacatacagtaaataaacaatactTTTAGTGAGTAAAGactatttgtatttaaaacataGAGTACATAAACAATACTTTTAGGGAGTAAAGTAAATAaagaataattgtatttattacatacagtaaataaacaatactTTTAGTGAGCTAAGTAAATAAAGAATATTTGAATGTAtaacatacagtaaataaacaatactTTTAGTGAGTAAAGTAAATAAAGAATGTTTGTGATtattacatacagtaaataaacaatactTTTAGTGAGTAAAGTAAATAAAGAATATTTGTATCTCtaacatacagtaaataaaaaatacttttactgACTAAAGTAAATAATATATGCATCTATGACATACAGTAAATTAACAATACTTTTACTGAGTAATGTAAATAAAGAATATGTGTATCTAtaacatacagtaaataaacaatactTTTAGTGAGTAAAGAATGTTTTATAttaaaacatacagtacataaacaaTACTTTTAGTGAGTAAAGTAAATAaagaataattgtatttataatatacagtaaataaacaatactTTTACTAAGTAAATAAAGAATATTTGAATGTAtaacatacagtaaataaacaatactTTTAGTGAGTAaagaatatttgtatttaaaacatacagtaaataaacaatactTTTAGTGAGTAAAGTAACTAAagaatatttgtatgtataacatacagtaaataaaaaatacttttagtgAGTAAAGTAACTAAagaatatttgtatgtataacatacagtaaataaacaatactTTTAGTGAGTAAAGTAAATAAAGAATATTTGTAGGTATAtcatacagtaaataaacaatactTTTAGTGAGTAAAGTAAATAAAGTATACTTTTTATCCAGCCAAGTAAAGAAAGATGTGTACCTTATAAAGCGAGCTGCCTCCTATAACCCAGACCTGATCCGTCTGCTGTGACAGCTGAGTGTCAATCATCCTGAGGGCGGAGCTAAAGTCTGCAGCAAGATGGTGGGAGCCTGCAGGAGGCGCTCTGGAAGTCAAACAACAGCTCGATTACAACAATGCAGGTTTTAATCAGAGACACCAGACACTTTTGTGAAAAGGTATGTCTTTTAATGGCGATCACAAATGTCGATACTCTCTGGCTGACAAGCGgccagcagctaattatgtggctccatacacagtgtggagccgaaTACTATTCACCTCCATTGGGCAAATAAACTGTATAAAAGTATCATTATCaattagcattatcactggaggacgaggctaaacatagaGTGAAGCCAGAAGCagccatgctaacagctagctcgAAAGAAGAGAAAAATCAAGTGTTTGATAAAGttgaagaagtgtagatggaagcacGTTACAGCAGGAAGTAAGCAGtatcaagggtagtatcagtacgtGATCGATACTGGAGTGATCGGATCGATATTTTCTTTTTTCTCCAataatttttgttgttttgtttaatgCTCACAGATTAAGGGGAATAATTCCCTGCACACGGGAGGACTTGGAGGGTAAAAAGCAAAGTATTTAAAAGAGTAGTAAATAGTAATGTTCACTTTTCTTTAGTTATTGTGTAGTCTTGAGTTTGTTTACGTAATAAAGAGAAAACCAACAAGTCACACTGTCGATAAATACACTTCAAATGATTGAGAGTGAACATGGATATTTACATATCTGCTAACATTACAGCAACATGCAGCTACAAGTAGAGCGAGCACACCTGGCAGGAAATGACCTTTGACCTACAGGAAACAGCGTGTGACAGAGTCAAATACGAACTTGAGCTGGCGACTGAGGACGATGTTGATGCGGTTCCTCAAAGGTCGGTTTTTCTCTGGGATGGAAAACCAGGTCTTTCTGCCCATAATCACCACGTTCTGCTTACCTGCAGGTAACAACACAGGTAACCCATTTTCACCACGTTCTCCTtacctgcatatatatatatatatatatatatatatatatatatatatatatatatatatatatatatatatatatatatatatatatatatatatatatatatatatatataacacacacaaacatatataaaacattttgtgtttttcttgtttCTTCAAAAGAAATgtacaccatgactagggaaggttgtttgtgtTGAGTCATATAAGTTATTGCTGCGCTTGGGGCCGTTCAAAGCATGATAAGTGGTCATAGAGCTGAATTACTCATGTTGTCCACAAGATAGCTACAAAGCAGCAGCATATACATTAacttttaaaatgaattgaaagatttccagttcgaacattaaatatcttgtctttgcagtctattaatttgaaaataagttgaaaaagatttgcaaatcattgtattgtttttatttaccatttactaggggtgtaacggtacacaaaaatttcggttcggtacgtacctcggtttagaggtcacggttcggtttattttcggtacagtaagaaaacaacaaaatatacattgttgggttatttatttatcaaatttgcaaaatcttccaccaaaaaaatgttttgtggaatatttgatgtgaagtaatcggaaccttggataggtcaataattcataataacattgattttgattcaatattatgttttgaggaatgacagtttgaaagaaaaaaaaacagctttgttttatttttttttctaaattacatttcacttttaagcttttttatttcacttttgttatgtttttgtttattttaataaatagtatttttagaatgtgccgtgggcctttaaaacattagctgtgggccgcaaatggcctccggggcacacttttgacacccctgctatagataataaaaaaataaatctgataaatctatggattaaaagcagagcctggcgacacatgcgcgtttatcataactctctcgctctctctgtctctgcccctccatcacgaatgctgctgcgcgcacaatttgttttgtttttaatcccttcttaaccctgaacgtacattgaaaatacatgcaaccctaaatcaaaatgccggacatttgaggcatttaagaaactccgcccggacagctccgcaaaagaggacatgtccggtgaaaagaggacttatggtcagtctatcgtagcccgttagctgctagcatgccgtgtgttgtgcctcagtgtgcaatGTTttcacaacgtgcagtacgctacttaatatgtccgtgtggaaactcgttcggtacacctctgaaccgaaccgaagcccccgtaccgaaacggttcaatacaaatacacgtaccgttacacccctaccatttacacaacgtgccaacttcactggttttgggttttgtaccatTGTATAacactttatggatttaatacattgtaaggttt from Entelurus aequoreus isolate RoL-2023_Sb linkage group LG17, RoL_Eaeq_v1.1, whole genome shotgun sequence encodes the following:
- the dhfr gene encoding dihydrofolate reductase isoform X2, which produces MGRKTWFSIPEKNRPLRNRINIVLSRQLKAPPAGSHHLAADFSSALRMIDTQLSQQTDQVWVIGGSSLYKELMETKSIIRLFVTQIHQQFECDTFIPEICPEKYSLLPDFPGVPRGVQEEHGIQYTFEVYQSIE